In one window of Phycisphaerales bacterium DNA:
- a CDS encoding protein kinase: MSTPDRIGSFQIEAEIGRGGHGVVYRARDQRLDRLVAIKAIPDNVSSDPSRMTRFRDEARIIAQLNHPHIAQIHQLLEEDGKTYLVLEYVRGQALHHVAAQLAGRLDRILPLVLQIADALDSAHAHGIIHRDLKPDNILVTESGDAKVLDFGIACTAPKATDASTPTLVGGVGADAPVEAAMTGTPGYMSPEQCRAEAVDARADIFSFGCVLYECLTGRRAIDGHTNADRIAATLVGQPDYSHLPAELPDGVAALVRSCLARRADDRLESIHDARVVLQGAVAPPRSLKTSTDQEDVAAKEPTRRTNLPRSFDRFIGRAAEVVQITQALHDRVLTTLVGAGGCGKTRLAIEVARRVQHRFEGGVWLVDLSARDAERVVDAIAAAMGLSDEPGRSQLDAVADHISTNPVLLVLDNCEHVREGARDVAMALVDRCSELRILATGREPLAAPGELAWRVPSLGVPGRATRRGRMEVDSVHTPATPATTPPAATPADGWAVDDLLACESVALFIERAREVRAGFALNGSNAPAVASICRRLDGIPLAIELAAARIGMLSAEQIERHLDDRFRLLRSSDVRKARHQTLRAAIDWSFHLLDDLSRRVLQRLAVFTEGCSLEGACWVLGPDADLFETLDMLTVLSDKSLLVSEHIGASARYRLMESVREYALERLEAEGELDEVQSRRLRFYDELALGARDGLTGTDQGAWLERLDVCAEDLLDAIDTAADSAAELAQRVCAGVWRYWWVRGRIRVGLMACDRACRASLEPTTARADARYAAGAMAWTIGEHESAWAQQSEALAIYEQLGDARGKAASLNSLGLIAMDRGDLAEAERLFGASLAMKRKRGDRRGEAMSLNNLGIVARLANRLVEAKTNYARSAEILRELGDHRAMARSLMNVAELAQRTGDLSEAHRGFEQARSSFVETGDRQGTAIASANLGAVLGAEGRPTEAAPLLAEAITIFQELGDRGGFINAIEAVADLALSVRVYDAAAHLVGATRVLREDWGLPRDAGQREVTERLNEAPGVLDGDARKAWAQAEARGRAMDDLAIAAFALQWLAGWTAP, from the coding sequence GATGAAGCACGGATCATTGCACAACTCAACCATCCGCACATCGCACAGATCCACCAACTCCTGGAAGAGGATGGCAAGACCTACCTGGTGCTCGAGTACGTCCGTGGGCAAGCACTGCACCACGTCGCTGCACAACTCGCTGGTCGTCTCGACCGGATCCTTCCGCTTGTGCTCCAGATCGCCGACGCTTTGGATTCGGCGCACGCGCACGGCATCATTCATCGAGATCTCAAGCCCGACAACATTCTCGTGACTGAGAGCGGCGATGCGAAGGTGCTCGACTTCGGGATCGCCTGCACGGCGCCGAAGGCCACCGATGCGAGTACGCCCACGCTCGTTGGAGGCGTGGGCGCGGACGCCCCCGTCGAGGCGGCGATGACCGGCACGCCCGGCTATATGAGTCCTGAACAGTGTCGCGCCGAGGCCGTCGACGCACGAGCGGACATCTTCAGCTTTGGATGCGTGCTCTATGAATGCCTCACCGGGCGAAGAGCAATCGACGGTCATACGAACGCCGATCGCATCGCTGCAACGCTGGTGGGCCAGCCCGACTACTCGCACCTGCCCGCTGAACTTCCCGATGGCGTCGCTGCGCTCGTGCGGTCCTGCCTCGCACGGAGGGCGGACGACCGCCTCGAGTCGATCCACGATGCGCGGGTGGTGCTGCAAGGCGCGGTCGCTCCTCCAAGATCATTGAAGACATCAACGGATCAGGAAGATGTCGCCGCGAAGGAGCCAACCAGGCGCACCAATCTGCCGCGTAGCTTTGATCGGTTCATCGGTCGCGCTGCAGAGGTTGTCCAGATCACCCAAGCGCTGCACGATCGTGTGCTCACCACGCTGGTTGGCGCAGGAGGCTGCGGCAAGACGCGGCTGGCGATCGAAGTGGCTCGCAGGGTTCAGCATCGCTTCGAGGGCGGCGTCTGGCTCGTTGACCTGTCGGCACGCGACGCGGAGCGCGTCGTGGACGCCATCGCCGCTGCCATGGGCTTGTCTGATGAGCCCGGACGATCGCAACTCGACGCCGTTGCCGATCACATCTCGACGAATCCAGTTCTGCTGGTGCTGGACAACTGCGAGCACGTGCGCGAGGGAGCACGTGACGTGGCGATGGCACTCGTCGATCGATGCAGTGAGCTTCGTATCCTCGCCACCGGTCGGGAGCCACTTGCAGCACCAGGAGAACTGGCCTGGCGCGTACCCAGCCTGGGTGTGCCGGGCAGGGCCACCCGCCGCGGGCGGATGGAGGTCGATTCGGTCCACACGCCTGCAACGCCAGCCACGACGCCTCCCGCGGCCACGCCCGCAGATGGCTGGGCGGTCGATGATCTACTGGCTTGCGAATCCGTCGCGCTGTTCATTGAGCGTGCCCGCGAAGTCCGGGCCGGTTTTGCCTTGAACGGATCCAACGCTCCGGCGGTCGCGAGTATCTGTCGCCGTCTGGACGGCATCCCCCTGGCAATCGAGCTAGCCGCCGCGCGTATAGGCATGCTCTCGGCAGAGCAGATCGAGCGGCACCTGGATGATCGATTCCGGCTCTTGCGTTCGTCAGATGTTCGCAAAGCCCGGCATCAAACGCTGCGCGCCGCGATCGATTGGTCGTTCCACTTGCTTGATGACCTTTCGAGGCGCGTCCTCCAGCGGCTCGCGGTGTTCACCGAAGGTTGCTCGCTCGAGGGCGCCTGCTGGGTCCTTGGTCCGGATGCGGACCTGTTCGAAACACTGGACATGCTCACGGTGCTCTCGGACAAGTCGCTGCTTGTAAGCGAGCACATCGGGGCGTCGGCGCGATATCGGCTCATGGAATCGGTCCGCGAGTACGCCCTCGAGCGCCTTGAAGCGGAAGGCGAGCTTGACGAAGTGCAGTCCCGACGACTGCGATTCTACGATGAGCTGGCCTTGGGCGCGCGTGACGGCCTGACGGGTACTGACCAGGGGGCATGGCTCGAACGCCTGGACGTGTGCGCGGAGGATCTGCTCGATGCAATCGATACCGCGGCCGATAGCGCCGCAGAGCTTGCGCAACGCGTGTGCGCTGGCGTCTGGCGGTATTGGTGGGTCCGCGGGCGCATCCGCGTTGGCTTGATGGCTTGCGACCGCGCATGCCGGGCATCGCTCGAGCCGACCACGGCACGGGCGGACGCGCGCTACGCGGCCGGCGCCATGGCCTGGACCATCGGCGAGCACGAATCGGCGTGGGCCCAGCAGAGCGAGGCCCTGGCGATCTACGAGCAGTTAGGCGATGCGCGAGGCAAGGCCGCATCGCTCAATAGCTTGGGCCTGATCGCCATGGATCGTGGCGATCTGGCAGAGGCCGAACGGCTGTTCGGCGCCTCGCTCGCAATGAAGCGCAAACGCGGCGATCGACGCGGTGAAGCGATGTCACTGAACAATCTTGGCATTGTGGCCCGCTTGGCCAATCGCCTGGTGGAAGCAAAGACCAATTACGCACGTTCGGCTGAGATCCTTCGGGAGTTGGGCGATCACAGGGCCATGGCGCGCTCACTCATGAACGTGGCCGAACTGGCTCAACGCACGGGCGATTTGTCAGAGGCTCATCGGGGCTTCGAGCAGGCGCGCTCGAGTTTCGTAGAGACGGGCGACCGCCAGGGCACCGCCATCGCGAGTGCCAACCTTGGCGCGGTGCTCGGCGCCGAGGGCCGTCCGACTGAAGCGGCGCCGCTCCTCGCCGAGGCGATCACGATCTTCCAGGAACTGGGCGATCGTGGCGGGTTTATAAACGCCATCGAGGCCGTCGCCGATCTGGCCTTGTCGGTGCGCGTCTACGACGCTGCAGCCCACTTGGTGGGTGCGACCCGGGTGCTACGGGAGGACTGGGGGCTCCCGCGAGATGCCGGCCAGCGGGAGGTGACCGAACGCCTGAATGAGGCGCCAGGCGTACTCGATGGCGACGCCCGTAAAGCGTGGGCGCAGGCGGAGGCTCGTGGCCGGGCGATGGACGATCTGGCGATTGCGGCATTCGCGTTGCAATGGCTGGCGGGCTGGACCGCGCCGTGA